In Microbacterium maritypicum, the following are encoded in one genomic region:
- a CDS encoding ABC transporter ATP-binding protein, which produces MNTNDVLLEVDSLSVEYASPGATPVAAVHDVSFSLRRGEFVGLVGESGSGKSTLGFALTRLQKPPARISGGRILFGGRDIRELDAEELRRQRQGGFAMVLQSGMNALNPVRTVGNHFRDIFAAHGHVPQGDREARARELIGKVGLDASVLARYPGELSGGMRQRASIALALSLEPQLMVFDEPTTALDVLVQHAVMDTIKELQRAEQFTAILISHDLGIVLEATDRVMVMHEGRIVEDAPSIDILQRPKDEYTRMLLSHYADPRAKTLSIPGFVDLGTRRAEGRSRTDVTETLPTVSSRDARRADAAIVVDGVSKHYPAPRRGQDAVTAVDDVSFRLEPGEALALVGASGSGKSTIAKMLTGVEKPTSGTVRFGDVDVATLKRRGLRDLRKDVQMVFQDPYAALNPLHTVEYALTRPVMNYTKLRGQEARARVLELLETVGLTPVEQFAAKLPHQLSGGQRQRVVIARALASDPQVLIADEPVSMLDVSLRAGVLALLEDLRERWGISMLYITHDLLSARLVTQNILVLNGGRVVERGETAEVLQHPEDPYTIQLLDAVPNPTRIR; this is translated from the coding sequence ATGAACACGAATGATGTGCTGCTGGAGGTCGACTCCCTGTCCGTCGAATACGCCTCACCCGGGGCGACGCCGGTCGCCGCGGTCCACGACGTCTCGTTCTCGCTGCGCCGCGGCGAGTTCGTCGGACTGGTCGGCGAGTCGGGATCGGGCAAGTCGACGCTCGGCTTCGCGTTGACGCGGCTACAGAAGCCGCCGGCGCGCATCAGCGGCGGCCGCATCCTCTTCGGCGGTCGCGACATCCGCGAACTGGATGCCGAGGAGCTGCGTCGTCAGCGCCAGGGCGGGTTCGCAATGGTGCTGCAGTCGGGCATGAACGCACTGAACCCGGTGCGCACCGTGGGCAACCACTTCCGTGACATCTTCGCCGCCCACGGCCACGTGCCCCAGGGCGACCGGGAGGCCCGGGCCCGCGAGCTCATCGGCAAGGTCGGGCTCGACGCCTCGGTGCTCGCCCGCTACCCCGGGGAGCTCTCCGGCGGTATGCGCCAGCGTGCCTCGATCGCGCTCGCGCTGTCGCTGGAGCCGCAGCTCATGGTCTTCGACGAACCGACCACCGCACTCGACGTGCTCGTGCAGCACGCCGTCATGGACACGATCAAGGAACTGCAGCGGGCCGAGCAGTTCACGGCCATCCTCATCAGCCACGATCTCGGCATCGTGCTCGAGGCCACCGACCGGGTGATGGTGATGCACGAGGGGCGCATCGTCGAAGACGCGCCGAGCATCGACATCCTGCAGCGTCCGAAGGACGAGTACACGCGGATGCTGCTCAGCCACTACGCGGACCCGCGGGCGAAGACCCTGTCGATCCCCGGCTTCGTCGACCTCGGGACGCGGCGCGCCGAAGGCCGTTCGCGCACCGACGTGACGGAGACGCTGCCGACCGTGTCGTCTCGGGATGCGCGTCGCGCCGATGCGGCGATCGTGGTCGACGGGGTGTCCAAGCACTACCCGGCGCCGCGCCGCGGACAGGATGCCGTGACGGCCGTCGACGATGTGTCGTTCCGGCTGGAACCCGGGGAGGCGCTCGCGCTCGTCGGTGCCTCGGGCTCGGGTAAGTCGACCATCGCGAAGATGCTCACCGGCGTCGAGAAGCCGACCTCCGGCACCGTCCGCTTCGGCGATGTCGACGTGGCGACCCTCAAGCGCCGTGGTCTGCGCGACCTGCGCAAGGACGTGCAGATGGTGTTCCAGGATCCGTACGCGGCACTCAACCCGCTGCACACGGTCGAGTACGCGCTGACGCGCCCGGTCATGAACTACACGAAGCTGCGCGGGCAGGAAGCCAGGGCGCGGGTGCTCGAGCTGCTCGAGACCGTCGGCCTCACACCCGTCGAGCAGTTCGCGGCGAAGCTGCCGCATCAGCTCTCGGGCGGGCAGCGGCAGCGCGTCGTGATCGCCCGGGCGCTCGCGAGTGACCCGCAGGTGCTCATCGCCGACGAGCCGGTCTCGATGCTCGACGTCTCGCTGCGTGCGGGCGTGCTGGCGCTGCTGGAGGATCTGCGCGAGAGATGGGGCATCAGCATGCTCTACATCACGCACGACCTGCTGAGCGCGAGGCTGGTGACGCAGAACATCCTGGTGCTCAACGGCGGCCGCGTGGTCGAACGCGGAGAGACCGCCGAGGTGCTGCAGCATCCGGAGGATCCGTACACGATCCAGCTGCTGGACGCCGTGCCCAATCCGACTCGTATCCGATAG
- a CDS encoding glycoside hydrolase family 1 protein, protein MLAFPDGFLWGAATAAHQVEGNNTTSNWWAMEHAPGSPMVEPSGDAADHFHRYPEDMRLLAAAGLNSYRFSVEWARIEPERGFVSRAMLDHYRRMIDTARENGLDPTVTLMHFTVPQWFQKDGFWRADDAVDLFARYVETVLPILDGVEYVCTINEPNIAAMLAGGEDAANLVAFGLPNPDLAVADTLLDAHHRASEILHSVPGVKAGWTIATQAFHSTGEPGADEMLAEYGDPRDHWYLDQSAGDDFVGVQAYTRTFIGPEGPRPVSPDVETTLTGWEFFPEALEMGVRSAWERSGGVPVLVTENGIATADDTRRIAYTQGALEGLHRAISDGIDVRAYQHWSALDNYEWASGFAPTFGLIGFDHQTFERTPKPSLAWLGEVARRNGL, encoded by the coding sequence GTGCTCGCATTCCCCGACGGCTTCCTGTGGGGTGCCGCGACCGCGGCCCACCAGGTGGAGGGCAACAACACCACGAGCAACTGGTGGGCGATGGAACACGCCCCCGGCTCGCCCATGGTCGAGCCCTCCGGTGACGCCGCCGACCACTTCCACCGCTACCCGGAAGACATGCGGCTGCTCGCCGCCGCCGGGCTGAACTCCTACCGGTTCTCGGTGGAGTGGGCGCGGATCGAGCCCGAGCGCGGCTTCGTCTCGCGGGCGATGCTCGACCACTACCGCCGCATGATCGACACGGCGCGCGAGAACGGGCTCGACCCGACGGTCACGCTCATGCACTTCACGGTGCCGCAGTGGTTCCAGAAGGACGGCTTCTGGCGTGCCGACGACGCGGTCGACCTGTTCGCCCGCTACGTCGAGACCGTGCTCCCGATCCTCGACGGCGTCGAGTACGTGTGCACCATCAACGAGCCCAACATCGCCGCGATGCTCGCCGGGGGAGAGGACGCCGCGAACCTCGTCGCCTTCGGCCTCCCGAACCCCGACCTCGCCGTGGCCGACACCCTGCTCGACGCGCACCACCGCGCCTCCGAGATCCTGCACTCGGTGCCCGGGGTCAAGGCCGGCTGGACGATCGCCACACAGGCGTTCCACTCCACAGGTGAGCCCGGCGCCGACGAGATGCTCGCCGAATACGGTGACCCGCGTGACCACTGGTACCTCGACCAGTCGGCCGGCGACGACTTCGTCGGCGTGCAGGCGTACACGCGCACCTTCATCGGACCGGAGGGTCCGCGACCCGTGTCGCCGGATGTGGAGACGACCCTGACCGGCTGGGAGTTCTTCCCCGAGGCGCTCGAGATGGGTGTGCGCAGCGCATGGGAACGCAGCGGAGGGGTGCCCGTGCTCGTGACCGAGAACGGCATCGCGACCGCCGACGACACCCGCCGCATCGCCTACACGCAGGGTGCGCTCGAGGGACTGCACCGCGCGATCTCCGACGGCATCGATGTGCGGGCGTACCAGCACTGGAGCGCGCTGGACAACTACGAGTGGGCCAGCGGCTTCGCCCCCACCTTCGGCCTGATCGGTTTCGACCATCAGACGTTCGAGCGCACTCCGAAGCCCTCGCTCGCCTGGCTCGGGGAGGTCGCGCGCCGCAACGGGCTCTGA
- a CDS encoding molybdopterin-dependent oxidoreductase: MTTHARHSTRQDRIRSAAAGLSAAVVAVGLAELVAAVVEPSASPFAVIGSGLIDLAPSWAKDTAIALFGTGDKVALIVGVAIVLAVVAALSGFLELRRPPIGAVILAALGALAVVAAMIRPGAGPFAWLPGLVAGLVAVIVLRMLVRRLRPVAGIAPDEIDRRRFLIWTTGAAAAGLVLLIVGKVARGATRSIEVVRDALRLPKPARAAAPVPAGADLEIPGLAPVVTPNAEFYRIDTALIVPRIDPADWSLRIHGMVDREVRLTWDELVALPMQESDVTLACVSNEVGGSLIGNARWLGVPVRELLARAGVDPDADMVLSTSSDGFTASTPIEALTDDRDALLAVGMNGEPLPIEHGFPARLVVPGLYGYVSATKWVTQLEVTRFDRATAYWTTRGWSERGPIKLQSRIDVPRGGQSVPAGDTVIAGMAWQQQVGIAGVEVRIDDGPWQRAELATAISADTWVQWSLAWTAERGSHTVECRALSVEGETQTSDPAPPAPDGAQGWHRIDVSVA, encoded by the coding sequence ATGACGACGCACGCGAGGCACTCGACGCGGCAGGACCGGATCCGATCCGCAGCCGCGGGCCTGAGCGCGGCCGTCGTCGCGGTCGGCCTGGCCGAACTCGTCGCTGCGGTCGTGGAGCCGAGCGCGAGCCCGTTCGCCGTGATCGGCAGCGGGCTCATCGACCTCGCGCCGAGCTGGGCGAAAGACACGGCGATCGCGCTGTTCGGCACCGGAGACAAGGTGGCCCTGATCGTCGGGGTCGCCATCGTCCTCGCGGTCGTCGCCGCGCTGTCCGGCTTCCTGGAGCTGCGACGCCCTCCGATCGGGGCCGTGATCCTCGCTGCTCTCGGCGCACTCGCCGTCGTGGCCGCGATGATCCGCCCCGGTGCGGGGCCGTTCGCCTGGCTCCCCGGCCTCGTCGCCGGTCTCGTCGCGGTAATCGTCCTGCGGATGCTGGTGCGCAGGCTCCGGCCCGTCGCCGGAATCGCCCCCGACGAGATCGACCGGCGCCGGTTCCTGATCTGGACGACCGGCGCCGCGGCGGCCGGACTCGTGCTGCTGATCGTCGGGAAAGTCGCGCGCGGGGCCACCCGCTCGATCGAGGTGGTCCGTGACGCGCTGCGGCTGCCGAAGCCGGCGCGAGCGGCGGCGCCGGTCCCTGCCGGCGCCGACCTGGAGATCCCCGGCCTCGCTCCGGTCGTCACCCCCAACGCCGAGTTCTACCGCATCGACACCGCGCTGATCGTGCCGCGGATCGACCCGGCCGACTGGTCGCTGCGTATCCACGGGATGGTGGACCGCGAGGTGCGCCTCACCTGGGACGAGCTGGTCGCCCTGCCGATGCAGGAGTCCGACGTCACTCTCGCGTGCGTGTCGAACGAGGTCGGCGGATCGCTGATCGGCAACGCCCGCTGGCTGGGCGTTCCGGTGCGGGAGCTGCTCGCCCGCGCGGGTGTGGATCCTGACGCCGACATGGTGCTGTCGACCTCGTCCGACGGCTTCACGGCATCCACTCCGATCGAGGCGCTCACCGACGACCGCGACGCGCTGCTGGCCGTCGGCATGAACGGCGAGCCGCTGCCGATCGAACACGGGTTCCCGGCGCGACTCGTGGTGCCCGGGCTCTACGGATACGTGTCCGCGACGAAGTGGGTCACCCAGCTCGAGGTCACCCGTTTCGACCGCGCCACCGCGTACTGGACCACACGGGGATGGTCCGAGCGCGGGCCGATCAAGCTGCAGTCCCGCATCGATGTGCCGCGTGGAGGCCAGTCCGTTCCGGCCGGCGACACCGTGATCGCGGGGATGGCGTGGCAGCAGCAGGTCGGCATCGCCGGGGTCGAGGTGCGCATCGACGACGGGCCGTGGCAGCGTGCCGAGCTCGCGACCGCCATCTCAGCCGACACCTGGGTGCAGTGGAGTCTGGCGTGGACGGCGGAGCGCGGATCGCACACCGTCGAGTGCCGGGCGCTCAGCGTCGAGGGCGAGACCCAGACATCGGATCCGGCGCCGCCCGCACCCGACGGCGCGCAGGGATGGCACCGCATCGACGTCTCGGTAGCCTGA